A region of the Candidatus Methylomirabilis oxygeniifera genome:
GGTGATGGATCACGACACCAAGACCCTCGTGGACCGACGCTGGAAAGAGTACGGCCTGGGTTAAAGAAAAGCTGTCAGCGATCAGCCGTCAGCACGCTGAACACTGAACACTTGCTGAGGAGGTATCGGATATGAGTACTCTGTTGCGACGAATACGGTTCATTGTCTTTCTAATCGGTACACTACTCATCGCCCGCGCAGTCCAGGCTGCGCCTGTTCCGGACTTTACGCTCCCGCTCCTGGATGGAAAGTCTGTCGCACTGAAGGACTTTCGCGGTAAGCCGGTTCTGATCAACTTCTTCCACTCCAAATGACCCCACTGTCAACGGGAGGCTCCCGTTCTGGCAAAGATTTACCAGCAGTACAAGGGCAAAGGCCTCGTGATGCTGGGCGTGAACGTCTTCCGAGATAACGAAGCCGATGCGCGAAGGTTTGTTGAGGAGTATAAGGTGCCGTACCCCGTTGGACACGACAGCACCGGCGAGATCGGCAGGCTGTATAAAATCGAAGGCACGCCGACCACCTTCCTGATTAATAAAGACGGCAGCTTATATGGACGCTCGGTCGGGGCCATGACAGAGGATGAGTTTCACACATCTATTGATGCTCTGCTCAACCAGAAAGGAAAGCCGTAGGTGATTCTGGTAAGGAGATATCACATGGGAAAGTCGATGGCGTCGATGATAACGGGGCTCGTGGTGGTGTTCGTCGCCGGGCTCTCTATCGGCTGGGCGCAGCAGGCCACGGTCACGCTCGTGTCGCCGAAGGATGGGGACACCATAGGTCCTCGTATGTTGATACAGTGGGAGTTCAAGCCGGCGGGAGATGTCAACCATATCCATCTCTACCTGGACGGGCTCAACCCGGGGCCACCGTTCGGGACCTCGATGGAACTCACGGGCCTCCCGAACGGGCCGCACATCGTCAGGATCGTTGGGGCGAATACGCGCCACCAGGAGGTCGGACCTGAAGCCAGCGCGAAGGTGACGGTACATGGCGGAGCGCCGACCACGCCGCTACCGGCCCCCAGGCGGAGCCGCGCGTACTAGTCGCGGGGCTCTGAGGGAAGCGGAGGACCGGCTGGCCGGTTCGGATCATGGTCGCCCCGCGACCCTCCTGTCCCTGGCTAGCATCTCCGCGCGGTTCACTCGGCGCGCCCTCTCATCTGTTCTTCAGTCTCTCGCCGGAGGAGTCGGATCGTCTCTTCATAGATGGTCCGACGGGGTCCGATCGCCACAAGGTCGATCGCTGCAGGCGTGATTCGGTAGATGACCCGAAGCCTCCCGACTCGCACACTTCGCAGGCCCAGCAACTCTGCTTTCAGCGCCTTGCCGTGCT
Encoded here:
- a CDS encoding exported protein of unknown function (Evidence 5 : No homology to any previously reported sequences), which encodes MSTLLRRIRFIVFLIGTLLIARAVQAAPVPDFTLPLLDGKSVALKDFRGKPVLINFFHSK
- a CDS encoding conserved protein of unknown function (Evidence 4 : Homologs of previously reported genes of unknown function) translates to MLGVNVFRDNEADARRFVEEYKVPYPVGHDSTGEIGRLYKIEGTPTTFLINKDGSLYGRSVGAMTEDEFHTSIDALLNQKGKP
- a CDS encoding exported protein of unknown function (Evidence 5 : No homology to any previously reported sequences), yielding MGKSMASMITGLVVVFVAGLSIGWAQQATVTLVSPKDGDTIGPRMLIQWEFKPAGDVNHIHLYLDGLNPGPPFGTSMELTGLPNGPHIVRIVGANTRHQEVGPEASAKVTVHGGAPTTPLPAPRRSRAY
- a CDS encoding protein of unknown function (Evidence 5 : No homology to any previously reported sequences), which encodes MAAPSRKLRAPDTVRALLRHLHPELKKKVKAALETILLDPEHGKALKAELLGLRSVRVGRLRVIYRITPAAIDLVAIGPRRTIYEETIRLLRRETEEQMRGRAE